One part of the Phragmites australis chromosome 3, lpPhrAust1.1, whole genome shotgun sequence genome encodes these proteins:
- the LOC133911089 gene encoding uncharacterized protein LOC133911089, with the protein MVDVDRRPALPHGLPRPPSHAAGLRRLSTRASAPSTPRTSATPSPSAAAGPAPAPSAVLAHLAAAGVSVLPGMSASELAFAEAALGGIQLPPDLRELLVLGVPSGDGFPDYRSPAGLRLLRFAAQEVPAAVAAMLPLVPRRRLGRAPPPPPPPLVPVYGRHYVPAMPCLAGNPVFHVSDSGIAFAGANIADFLLRAFAAEPPPGAPLRRQLSAPIPPPVTPSPAPPSTARRSLDSVTGKAPRWIEFWTDAAAAGDRFLEVPAATGTKNTATATTMPEWLWSSLERAGSVLMRGGWRDGEVKEMTGAGPSGGEVTALALTVDRCCEELRRGGWAAEEVVEVLGALLGPRKARRALPPDVAARVGRLAEAVSRAVASRGHAKAKPPRPS; encoded by the coding sequence ATGGTCGACGTCGACCGCCGGCCGGCGCTCCCGCACGGCCTCCCGCGCCCGCCGTCCCAcgccgccggcctccgccgtctCTCCACCCGCGCCTCAGCACCCTCCACCCCGCGCACCTCGGCTACGCCGTCTCCCTCCGCCGCGGCTggccccgcccccgccccgtCCGCCGTCTTGGCTCATCTAGCCGCAGCAGGAGTCTCCGTACTCCCTGGTATGTCAGCCTCCGAGCTCGCCTTCGCGGAGGCCGCGCTCGGTGGTATCCAGCTCCCGCCCGACCTCCGCGAGCTCCTCGTCCTCGGCGTGCCCTCGGGAGACGGCTTCCCGGACTACCGCTCCCCCGccggcctccgcctcctccgatTCGCTGCCCAAGAAGTCCCCGCGGCTGTCGCCGCGATGCTTCCCCTCGTCCCCCGCCGACGGCTAGgacgggcgccgccgccgcctcctcctcctctcgtcCCAGTGTACGGTCGGCATTACGTGCCGGCGATGCCTTGCCTCGCCGGTAACCCGGTGTTCCACGTCTCCGACTCTGGCATCGCGTTCGCGGGCGCCAACATCGCGGACTTTCTCCTCCGCGCCTTCGCTGCCGAGCCGCCCCCCGGCGCGCCGCTCCGGCGCCAGCTCTCCGCGCCGATCCCGCCGCCGGTGACACCATCCCCCGCGCCGCCGTCCACGGCCCGCCGGAGTCTGGACTCCGTCACCGGGAAGGCCCCGCGCTGGATCGAGTTCTGgaccgacgccgccgccgccggcgaccgtTTCTTGGAAGTCCCCGCGGCCACGGGCACCAAGAACACCGCCACTGCCACCACGATGCCGGAGTGGCTGTGGTCAAGCCTCGAGCGGGCGGGCTCCGTGCTGATGCGTGGCGGGTGGCGCGACGGCGAGGTGAAGGAGATGACGGGAGCGGGTCCCAGCGGCGGCGAGGTGACCGCATTGGCGTTAACGGTGGACCGGTGCTGCGAGGAGCTGAGGCGGGGAGGTTGGGccgcggaggaggtggtggaggtgctCGGGGCGCTGCTAGGGCCGAGGAAGGCGCGGCGGGCGCTGCCGCCGGACGTGGCGGCGCGTGTGGGGAGGCTCGCCGAGGCCGTCTCGCGGGCGGTCGCGTCCCGTGGCCACGCGAAAGCGAAACCCCCGAGGCCATCTTGA